In Meiothermus ruber DSM 1279, the following proteins share a genomic window:
- a CDS encoding type II toxin-antitoxin system VapC family toxin produces MSKNNDVELVVFDTGALIQIHTQERFSHLALSLYQEAKYIGICNLVVPEIAGATGAMVRNKSLSKLDRKKIQSFLLDNLENWLVLPVSRTVCKKAFDLCQNHPLKGADAVHLAATLAMQTFRKLRFFTLDKTLYQAAKKEKVQVVAIPEFERGR; encoded by the coding sequence ATGTCAAAGAACAACGACGTTGAGCTTGTTGTCTTCGATACAGGTGCGCTAATCCAAATACACACTCAGGAACGCTTCAGTCACTTGGCTTTATCGCTTTACCAAGAAGCCAAATACATTGGAATTTGTAATCTGGTTGTGCCTGAGATAGCTGGTGCAACAGGAGCCATGGTTCGAAACAAAAGCCTGAGTAAGCTTGATAGAAAAAAAATACAATCTTTCTTGCTAGATAACCTGGAAAACTGGCTAGTACTTCCAGTCTCGAGAACGGTTTGTAAAAAAGCTTTTGACCTATGCCAAAATCACCCCCTCAAAGGGGCAGATGCCGTACACCTGGCCGCCACCTTAGCTATGCAAACTTTCCGCAAGCTGCGGTTTTTTACTTTGGACAAAACCCTTTATCAAGCCGCAAAAAAAGAAAAAGTCCAGGTTGTAGCCATTCCGGAGTTTGAGCGTGGCCGGTAG
- a CDS encoding N-acetylmuramoyl-L-alanine amidase, whose protein sequence is MNQPRPRKSAYLVLDPGHGGRDPGAVDPNSGTRESDLNLAQALTLKEYLVALGYTVGFTRTTDVFVPLAERTRMAQAQGARVFVSVHHDTPTAPGPGVYYSAHPLSRSLAERIAAVLRGAWVRPSSASRFGRLYIDDFPGPAVLVEFGPTRPVSREERIARAQAVASPIASYVQEVVV, encoded by the coding sequence ATGAACCAGCCCAGGCCTAGAAAAAGTGCATATCTGGTTTTAGACCCTGGGCACGGTGGGCGCGACCCTGGGGCGGTGGATCCCAATTCGGGAACCCGCGAAAGCGATCTCAACCTGGCGCAGGCCCTCACCCTCAAGGAGTACCTGGTGGCCCTGGGCTACACGGTGGGCTTCACCCGCACCACAGACGTGTTTGTGCCGCTGGCCGAGAGAACCCGCATGGCCCAGGCGCAGGGAGCCCGGGTTTTTGTCAGTGTGCACCACGACACCCCCACCGCTCCGGGCCCTGGGGTGTACTATTCCGCGCATCCGCTATCCCGGAGCCTGGCTGAACGGATTGCCGCAGTTCTGAGAGGGGCATGGGTTCGCCCTTCATCTGCCAGTCGGTTTGGCCGGCTCTACATTGACGACTTTCCAGGCCCGGCGGTGCTGGTGGAGTTTGGCCCCACGCGCCCTGTTTCGCGGGAAGAGCGGATTGCACGGGCTCAAGCCGTCGCGTCTCCTATAGCGTCCTACGTGCAGGAGGTAGTGGTGTGA
- the hrpB gene encoding ATP-dependent helicase HrpB has translation MKDASLPIYTVLPALRKALGTHRTVVLQAPPGAGKSTLLPLELLKEPWLEGQKIWMLQPRRLAARNVAARMADLLGEPVGQTVGYQVRFERRVGPATRIEVLTEGILTRRLQQDPGLEGVGLILFDEFHERSLQADLGLVLCREVQQALRPDLRLLLMSATLDAEGLGAFLQAPVLTAEGRQYPVEIRYLPKDPEGPLPGVVAGAVSRALAEQAGDVLVFLPGVGEITRVERLLTERHPEIKITPLYGDLPLAAQQAAILPDPARRKVVLATSIAETSLTIEGIRVVVDSGYSRLPRFEARSGLTRLVTVRVTRDAAQQRAGRAGRLGPGVCYRLWSPATDAQLLPQRRPEILEADLASLVLELARWGVQDPFALDWVTPPPAGALRQARDLLEALGALEGPTLTERGKALLEWPTHPRLAHLLLEGLALGQGALATDLAALLEERDPLPRETGADLGLRIEALRHWRQTRQALHSAETGVLSRVERLSQEWRKRLGVTADNRPPEPHMVGLLVAQAYPDRLAHLREGDRLRYRLSGGRGVRLGEDDPLAGTPWLAVAHLDAGQEEGRIFLAAPVEPEHLAPRARPVEHIAWDARNGVLLAQRELRIGEVVLSKEPLARLEPARRREVLCRAVRSEGLGLLPWTEALRQWQARVLSLRSWRPQEGWPDVSDAHLLETLEDWLAPWLDGVSRREDFGRLELQSLLGGLLPWPLPARLEALAPTRLEVPSGSKIKLTYSPDGSPPVLAVKLQELFGLADTPTVNEGRTPVLLHLLSPAGRPIQVTQDLKSFWNNTYPEVRKELRGRYSKHPWPEDPWNAEPTRKTKPR, from the coding sequence ATGAAGGACGCTAGTCTGCCCATCTATACCGTTCTGCCTGCCTTGCGAAAAGCCCTGGGCACGCACCGCACGGTCGTCCTGCAAGCCCCGCCCGGCGCGGGCAAGAGCACGCTGCTGCCGCTGGAACTGCTGAAGGAGCCCTGGCTCGAGGGCCAGAAGATCTGGATGCTACAGCCCCGCCGCCTGGCCGCCCGCAACGTGGCGGCGCGCATGGCCGACCTGCTGGGGGAGCCGGTGGGCCAGACCGTGGGCTACCAGGTGCGCTTCGAGCGCCGGGTGGGGCCCGCCACCCGCATCGAGGTGCTCACCGAGGGCATCCTGACCCGCCGGCTACAGCAAGACCCCGGCCTGGAAGGGGTGGGGCTGATCCTCTTCGACGAGTTCCACGAGCGCAGCCTCCAGGCCGATCTGGGGCTGGTGCTGTGCCGCGAGGTGCAGCAGGCCCTGCGCCCGGATCTGCGCCTCTTGCTGATGTCGGCCACCCTGGACGCAGAGGGGCTGGGCGCGTTTTTGCAAGCCCCCGTCCTGACGGCGGAAGGGCGGCAGTACCCGGTAGAGATTCGCTACCTGCCCAAAGACCCCGAGGGCCCCCTGCCGGGGGTGGTGGCCGGTGCGGTCTCGCGGGCTTTGGCCGAGCAGGCGGGCGATGTGCTGGTCTTTCTGCCGGGGGTGGGCGAGATTACCCGGGTGGAGCGGCTGCTGACGGAACGGCATCCCGAAATTAAAATCACCCCGCTCTACGGCGACCTGCCGCTGGCCGCCCAGCAGGCCGCCATCCTGCCCGACCCGGCGCGCCGCAAGGTGGTGCTGGCGACCTCCATTGCCGAGACCAGCCTGACCATCGAGGGCATCCGGGTGGTGGTGGACTCGGGGTACTCGAGGCTGCCCCGCTTCGAGGCCCGAAGCGGCCTCACCCGTCTGGTCACCGTGCGGGTCACCCGCGACGCCGCCCAGCAGCGGGCCGGGCGGGCCGGGCGCCTGGGGCCGGGGGTCTGCTACCGCCTGTGGAGCCCGGCCACCGATGCACAGCTCCTGCCCCAGCGCCGGCCGGAGATTCTGGAAGCCGATCTGGCCTCGCTGGTGCTCGAGCTGGCCCGCTGGGGGGTGCAGGATCCTTTCGCCCTGGACTGGGTCACACCACCCCCCGCCGGGGCCCTCCGGCAGGCCCGCGATCTGCTCGAGGCCCTGGGGGCGCTGGAAGGCCCCACCCTGACCGAGCGGGGCAAGGCCCTGCTCGAGTGGCCCACCCACCCCCGGCTGGCCCATTTGCTGCTGGAAGGCCTGGCTTTGGGGCAGGGCGCCCTCGCCACTGACCTGGCGGCGCTGCTGGAGGAGCGCGACCCCCTGCCCCGCGAAACTGGGGCCGACCTGGGCCTGCGCATCGAAGCCCTGCGGCACTGGCGCCAGACCCGGCAGGCTTTGCACAGCGCCGAGACCGGTGTGCTGTCCCGGGTGGAGCGCCTCAGCCAGGAGTGGCGCAAACGGCTGGGGGTGACGGCCGACAACCGCCCCCCCGAGCCGCACATGGTGGGCCTGCTGGTGGCCCAGGCCTACCCCGACCGCCTGGCCCACCTGCGCGAAGGCGACCGCCTGCGCTACCGGCTCTCGGGGGGGCGCGGGGTGCGGCTGGGCGAGGACGACCCCCTGGCCGGCACCCCCTGGCTGGCCGTAGCCCATCTGGACGCCGGTCAGGAGGAAGGGCGCATCTTTCTGGCAGCGCCGGTCGAACCCGAGCACCTGGCCCCCCGGGCCCGTCCCGTGGAGCATATCGCCTGGGATGCCCGCAACGGGGTTCTGCTGGCCCAGCGAGAGCTGCGGATTGGGGAGGTGGTGCTATCCAAAGAGCCCCTGGCCCGCCTCGAGCCCGCCAGGCGCCGCGAGGTGCTGTGCCGGGCAGTTCGCAGCGAGGGTTTGGGGCTTCTGCCCTGGACGGAAGCGCTGCGCCAGTGGCAGGCCCGCGTGCTGAGCCTGCGCAGTTGGCGGCCCCAGGAAGGCTGGCCCGACGTCTCCGATGCCCACCTGCTGGAGACCCTCGAGGACTGGTTGGCCCCCTGGCTGGACGGGGTCTCGCGCCGCGAGGACTTTGGCCGGCTCGAGCTCCAAAGCCTGCTGGGCGGGCTTTTACCCTGGCCGCTCCCAGCCCGCCTGGAGGCCCTGGCTCCCACGCGGCTCGAGGTGCCCAGCGGCTCCAAAATCAAGCTCACCTACAGCCCCGATGGCAGCCCGCCGGTACTGGCGGTCAAGCTGCAGGAGCTCTTTGGCCTGGCCGATACCCCCACCGTCAACGAGGGCCGCACCCCGGTTTTGCTGCACCTGCTCTCCCCCGCCGGGCGGCCCATCCAGGTAACCCAGGATCTCAAGAGCTTCTGGAACAACACCTACCCCGAGGTGCGCAAGGAGTTGCGCGGGCGCTACAGCAAGCACCCCTGGCCCGAAGACCCCTGGAATGCCGAACCCACCCGGAAAACCAAGCCGCGGTGA
- a CDS encoding anion transporter has protein sequence MELLAYLVLGLTYLGLGLGYWPGYRMNRAAIALTGAAFLIVLGVLNFEEAWRALEPHTLGFLFGVMVLNAHLAYAGFFQLTLNGLVHLARSPLGLLVWLTFGTGLLSALFLNDTIAILFTPLVLALTRTLGLPPVPYLLALAGATNLGSVATLTGNPQNIVVGSLSRITYLDFAAALTPVALVGLAVQVGLLYALYPAVRSRAPLPPLPPLRFRFNRALLFKGAWITLALLAAFVLGYPLAQAALIAAGLLLWSRRIRSERFFMRVDWELLVMFSGLFMVTAAVKKLGILTLLEPLAATAPGLAGVTVLLSNLISNVPAVLLLYPLIPAGDTQGWLLLAAASTLAGNLTLLGSVANLIVAEAARREGYRLSFGEHLRFGLPLTLITLLVAYAWIYR, from the coding sequence GTGGAGTTGCTCGCCTATCTGGTGCTGGGTCTGACCTACCTGGGCCTGGGCCTGGGCTACTGGCCCGGCTACCGCATGAACCGGGCGGCCATCGCCCTTACCGGGGCGGCTTTTCTGATTGTGCTGGGCGTGCTCAACTTCGAGGAGGCCTGGCGGGCCCTCGAGCCCCATACCCTGGGGTTTTTGTTTGGGGTGATGGTGCTCAATGCCCACCTGGCCTATGCGGGTTTTTTCCAGCTTACGCTGAATGGGCTGGTGCACCTGGCCCGCTCGCCGCTGGGCCTTTTGGTCTGGCTCACCTTTGGTACCGGCCTGCTGTCGGCGCTGTTCCTCAACGACACCATCGCCATTCTCTTCACCCCGCTGGTGCTGGCCCTCACCCGCACCCTGGGGCTGCCGCCCGTACCCTACCTGCTGGCCCTGGCCGGGGCCACCAACCTGGGCAGCGTGGCCACCCTCACTGGCAACCCCCAGAACATCGTGGTGGGAAGCCTGTCCAGGATTACCTACCTGGACTTTGCCGCAGCCCTGACCCCGGTGGCCCTGGTGGGGCTGGCGGTGCAGGTGGGGCTTTTGTACGCGCTGTATCCGGCGGTGCGCTCGAGGGCCCCCCTGCCACCCTTGCCGCCCTTGCGCTTCCGCTTCAACCGGGCGCTTTTGTTCAAAGGGGCCTGGATTACCCTGGCCCTGCTGGCCGCCTTTGTGCTGGGCTACCCGCTGGCCCAGGCCGCCCTGATCGCCGCGGGGCTGTTGCTGTGGAGCCGCCGCATCCGCTCCGAGCGCTTTTTTATGCGGGTGGACTGGGAGCTTTTGGTGATGTTCTCCGGGTTGTTCATGGTCACGGCTGCGGTCAAGAAGCTGGGCATCCTTACCCTGCTGGAACCCCTGGCTGCCACCGCCCCTGGCCTGGCGGGGGTGACGGTGCTGCTCTCCAACCTGATCTCCAACGTGCCGGCGGTGCTGCTGCTGTACCCCTTGATTCCGGCGGGGGATACCCAGGGCTGGCTGCTGCTGGCGGCGGCCTCCACCCTGGCGGGCAACCTGACCCTGTTGGGTTCGGTGGCCAACCTGATTGTGGCCGAGGCGGCCCGGCGCGAGGGCTACCGCTTGAGTTTTGGGGAGCACCTGCGCTTTGGCCTGCCGCTCACGCTGATAACGTTGCTGGTGGCCTATGCCTGGATTTACCGCTAA
- a CDS encoding tRNA (adenine(22)-N(1))-methyltransferase: MPGFTAKLEPRLEAVAQEISAPTHADIGADHALLPRHLLLSGRVQRVIVVEKHRGPWENSRRALEGLCAEVRLGDGLGPLAPGEADSLSLCGMGARLMVKILSAHPERLPPRLVLQPNDSALPLRRWALEAGYALVNEQMVQGFWRYSILTLVRGPCTAYRGLPLEAALRYGPLLLKARHPLLWAELQEKQQHLASLPPVKQVQQERVYLEQALALWEQRL, translated from the coding sequence ATGCCTGGATTTACCGCTAAACTCGAGCCCCGCCTGGAGGCTGTCGCCCAGGAAATAAGCGCCCCCACCCACGCCGACATCGGGGCCGACCACGCCCTGCTGCCGCGCCACCTGCTCCTGAGCGGGCGGGTGCAGCGGGTGATAGTGGTGGAGAAGCACAGGGGGCCCTGGGAGAACTCGAGGCGGGCCCTGGAGGGCCTCTGCGCGGAGGTGCGGCTGGGCGATGGACTGGGGCCTCTGGCACCGGGTGAGGCCGACTCACTGAGCCTGTGCGGGATGGGGGCCCGGCTGATGGTCAAAATCCTCTCGGCCCACCCCGAGCGGCTGCCGCCCCGCCTGGTGCTCCAGCCCAACGACAGCGCCCTGCCCCTGCGCCGCTGGGCGCTGGAGGCCGGCTACGCCCTGGTCAACGAACAGATGGTGCAGGGCTTCTGGCGCTACAGCATCCTCACCCTGGTGCGGGGGCCCTGCACGGCCTACCGGGGGCTGCCGCTCGAGGCCGCCCTGCGCTATGGGCCGCTGCTGCTCAAGGCCCGGCATCCCCTGCTATGGGCCGAACTCCAGGAGAAGCAGCAGCATCTAGCCAGCCTGCCCCCGGTAAAGCAGGTGCAGCAGGAACGGGTTTACCTCGAGCAAGCCCTGGCGCTTTGGGAGCAGCGCCTTTAG
- a CDS encoding DUF6691 family protein, with product MALPIRDEFELHNKARTPGVAGLLAYLPYLLAGAFFGFVAIRSEIASWYRIYEMFRFESFHMYGVIGSAVVTAALSLWLLRKLGVKAPDGEPLRVRPADPGRYRYLLGGVVFGLGWGLVGACPGPIYALLGSGYAGALVILLGALLGTYVYGLVQRHLPH from the coding sequence ATGGCGCTCCCGATTCGTGACGAGTTCGAGCTGCACAACAAAGCCCGCACCCCTGGCGTGGCGGGCTTGCTGGCGTATCTGCCCTACCTGCTGGCTGGGGCTTTCTTTGGTTTTGTGGCGATCCGGAGCGAGATCGCCTCGTGGTACCGCATCTACGAGATGTTCCGCTTCGAGTCGTTTCACATGTACGGGGTGATCGGCAGCGCGGTGGTTACCGCGGCCCTTTCGCTCTGGCTTCTGCGGAAACTGGGGGTGAAAGCGCCGGACGGCGAGCCCCTGCGCGTGCGGCCCGCCGATCCGGGGCGCTACCGCTACCTGCTGGGCGGGGTGGTGTTTGGGCTGGGCTGGGGGCTGGTGGGGGCCTGCCCCGGCCCCATCTACGCGCTGTTGGGCAGCGGCTATGCCGGGGCGCTGGTAATTCTGCTGGGGGCGTTGCTGGGCACCTATGTGTATGGCCTGGTGCAGCGCCACCTGCCGCACTAA
- a CDS encoding YeeE/YedE family protein: MDWLTQPWPWYVAGPLIGLTVPLLLIIGNRRFGISSSLRHVCAALGSRLPFFRYDWRAESWNLAFVLGIVLGGFVAGVLLTNPNPVQLNPQTAGALQQMGVSADSGFLPKELFSWQAVLSPVGFLFLLLGGFLIGFGARWAAGCTSGHSITGLAALQLPSLLATLGFFAGGLVAAHFILPWALGLLR, translated from the coding sequence ATGGACTGGCTCACACAACCCTGGCCCTGGTACGTGGCCGGCCCCCTAATTGGCCTGACCGTGCCCCTGCTGCTCATCATCGGCAACCGGCGCTTTGGCATCTCCTCCTCGCTGCGGCACGTGTGCGCGGCGCTGGGCAGCCGGCTGCCCTTCTTCCGGTACGACTGGCGGGCCGAAAGCTGGAACCTGGCCTTCGTGCTGGGCATCGTGCTGGGGGGGTTTGTGGCAGGGGTGCTCCTGACCAACCCCAACCCGGTGCAGCTTAATCCCCAGACCGCGGGGGCGCTTCAGCAGATGGGGGTCTCGGCGGATTCGGGCTTTCTGCCCAAAGAATTGTTCTCCTGGCAGGCGGTACTGAGTCCGGTGGGATTCTTGTTTTTGCTCCTGGGCGGCTTTTTGATTGGCTTTGGGGCCCGCTGGGCGGCGGGGTGCACCTCGGGCCACTCCATTACGGGGCTGGCCGCGCTGCAACTGCCCTCGCTGCTGGCCACCCTGGGCTTTTTTGCCGGTGGCCTGGTCGCGGCCCACTTCATCCTGCCCTGGGCCCTGGGCCTCCTGAGGTGA
- a CDS encoding PEGA domain-containing protein: MRYLLGILALLGLALGQALTPKSIIVNPTPPSDLQVRVWVDKDPNKTGNPVYQFGENIQISVQVTQPAFVYLFSVRATGEISGILPNAFEQENFLQAGEVRTFPGIGAPYTFTVEGPAGQDRVLAVASRRPLDVSEIVDIQTGRARIQGEGNLARALSIVVTPIPANDWVTDEAYYIAGQLPPPPPRTGTLSLSSNPSGAQALINGRLVGNTPLNLELLPGTYNLELRRGGYNPLRTAFTIQAGQVTRLNLTLVATPPPTGVLAVDSNPRGAQVLVDGRVVGNTPLNLTLNPGSYTVELRRGGFSPFRTLVTIQAGRTTRLTVNLVSIAPPPPPVQPVQPVQPVQPVQPVRPPSGSFTYTCQGGTLVVNYISSNQVRLFYDGAFQTLPLVRGGAELVYSNNIYTWEIGQVGRLIVRGQVVLSNCRI; the protein is encoded by the coding sequence ATGCGATACCTGCTTGGAATTCTAGCTTTATTGGGGCTGGCGCTGGGCCAGGCCCTTACACCCAAGAGCATCATTGTGAACCCCACCCCGCCCTCCGACCTGCAGGTGCGGGTCTGGGTAGACAAAGACCCCAACAAAACCGGCAACCCGGTTTATCAGTTTGGCGAGAACATCCAGATCTCGGTGCAGGTGACCCAGCCCGCTTTTGTGTACCTTTTCAGCGTGCGAGCCACCGGCGAGATCAGCGGGATTCTGCCCAACGCCTTCGAGCAGGAGAACTTCTTGCAGGCCGGCGAGGTGCGCACCTTCCCCGGCATTGGGGCCCCCTACACCTTTACAGTCGAAGGCCCGGCGGGGCAGGACAGGGTGCTGGCCGTAGCCAGCCGCCGCCCGCTGGATGTCTCGGAGATTGTGGACATCCAGACCGGGCGGGCCCGCATTCAGGGCGAGGGCAACCTGGCCCGCGCACTCTCGATTGTGGTCACACCCATTCCCGCTAACGACTGGGTGACCGACGAGGCCTATTACATCGCCGGGCAACTGCCCCCGCCCCCACCCCGCACCGGCACCCTATCGCTGAGCAGCAACCCCAGCGGGGCCCAGGCGCTCATCAACGGGCGCTTGGTGGGCAATACCCCCCTCAACCTCGAGCTGCTGCCGGGTACGTACAACCTCGAGCTCCGTCGCGGCGGCTACAACCCCCTGCGCACGGCCTTTACCATCCAGGCCGGACAGGTCACCCGGCTCAACCTGACGCTTGTGGCCACCCCACCGCCCACCGGCGTGCTGGCCGTGGACAGCAACCCCAGGGGGGCCCAGGTGCTGGTGGACGGCCGGGTGGTGGGCAACACCCCCCTCAACCTCACCCTCAACCCCGGTAGCTACACGGTGGAGCTGCGCCGCGGCGGGTTCAGCCCCTTCCGCACGCTGGTTACCATTCAGGCGGGCCGCACCACGCGCCTAACCGTCAACCTGGTCAGCATTGCGCCGCCCCCTCCGCCCGTCCAGCCGGTGCAACCCGTGCAACCCGTCCAGCCGGTACAGCCGGTGCGCCCGCCCTCGGGCTCCTTCACCTACACCTGCCAGGGCGGTACACTGGTGGTCAACTACATCAGCAGCAACCAGGTGCGTCTGTTCTACGACGGGGCCTTCCAGACCCTGCCCCTGGTGCGCGGCGGTGCGGAGCTGGTCTATTCCAACAACATCTACACCTGGGAGATTGGGCAGGTGGGCCGCCTGATCGTGCGGGGGCAGGTGGTGCTCTCCAACTGCCGTATTTAG
- a CDS encoding E3 binding domain-containing protein, with protein sequence MSEVKITPLARRLAEENSIDWRQIKGTGPDGTVVERDILAFLAKVMAGEVNLPPTPEEVAPPTGAIPDMAQAQAVLQKEGVQLDDLVPSSPSAPPPPESALPTLEDIEFDLDLEPAPPPPVPPASAAFEEAPTLAPEPEIVPNFEEPEPLTSTGPLSTLQWEEPEPLSPLPEVNPELASLPPLPSEPDLEPPSSANKLIWETQEVLTAPEVPAPAPEPLAPGMSFTNTPEAPSAEPAVPPAPEHQAPVEAAAAPLTPPAASIPTPFANTGLGVGPAPSTQMLRVQAWQRLVAIGPAQEAAQTLSEAWRMEVGLDALLYRAADKALSDTQTPLRPTKGHLEGNELKSLRVAPAQSLRGTLDSLRMASDPAEGLVVLSLANSAFDQVIFPGLSTLTLGRASGGHALLTLSGDMSSELAGQLLARVAYYLERPILLA encoded by the coding sequence ATGAGCGAAGTCAAAATCACACCGCTGGCCCGTCGTCTGGCGGAAGAAAACAGCATAGACTGGCGTCAAATTAAGGGCACCGGCCCCGATGGCACGGTGGTAGAGCGGGATATTCTGGCCTTTTTGGCCAAGGTTATGGCCGGCGAGGTCAACCTGCCACCCACCCCCGAGGAGGTGGCCCCTCCGACTGGCGCCATTCCGGATATGGCCCAGGCCCAGGCGGTTCTGCAGAAGGAAGGGGTTCAGCTCGACGACCTGGTGCCCTCGAGCCCCAGCGCCCCCCCACCACCGGAATCGGCCCTGCCCACCCTGGAAGACATCGAGTTCGACCTCGACCTCGAGCCCGCCCCTCCCCCCCCGGTACCCCCGGCCAGCGCGGCCTTCGAGGAAGCCCCCACCCTGGCCCCCGAGCCCGAGATCGTACCCAATTTCGAAGAGCCTGAGCCGCTTACAAGCACCGGGCCTCTTTCCACCCTCCAGTGGGAGGAGCCCGAGCCCCTGAGCCCGCTCCCCGAGGTCAACCCCGAGCTAGCCAGCCTACCCCCCCTGCCCAGTGAGCCCGACCTCGAGCCCCCCAGCAGCGCCAACAAGCTGATCTGGGAAACCCAGGAAGTCCTGACCGCCCCCGAGGTTCCTGCCCCTGCGCCCGAACCCTTGGCGCCCGGAATGAGCTTCACCAACACCCCCGAAGCTCCTTCGGCTGAGCCAGCGGTTCCACCTGCACCTGAGCACCAGGCCCCGGTCGAGGCAGCCGCAGCGCCCCTGACACCCCCCGCGGCTTCCATACCCACCCCTTTCGCTAACACCGGTCTAGGCGTGGGCCCCGCACCCAGCACCCAGATGCTGCGGGTTCAGGCCTGGCAGCGCCTGGTGGCGATTGGCCCCGCGCAAGAGGCCGCCCAAACCCTAAGCGAGGCCTGGCGTATGGAGGTGGGGCTGGATGCCCTGCTGTACCGGGCCGCCGACAAAGCCCTATCCGACACCCAGACCCCCCTGCGCCCCACCAAGGGTCACCTCGAGGGCAACGAGCTCAAAAGCCTGCGGGTGGCCCCCGCCCAGTCGCTGCGGGGCACCCTGGACTCGCTGCGCATGGCCTCCGATCCCGCCGAAGGGCTGGTGGTGCTCTCCCTGGCAAACAGCGCCTTCGACCAGGTCATCTTTCCTGGCCTCTCCACCCTCACCCTGGGCCGGGCCAGCGGCGGCCATGCTTTGCTCACACTCAGCGGTGATATGAGCTCTGAGCTGGCCGGCCAGCTTTTGGCGCGCGTGGCCTACTACCTCGAGCGCCCCATCCTGCTGGCCTAA
- a CDS encoding aminopeptidase, with product MESRFAWLLARYCLDLQPGQTVLIEAEPAALPLLEALHEVVLQCGAYPIVQLFPAAVSRPFFMLGEAWLDRPPKPQMQLMEQVDASLRIESAQNPLELSEVPPARIAQFEAGWRPYKRMRARKRWCLTLYPTAGYAQQAGMSTTGFRAFVERALYLDRPDPIAAWHELSAFQAALIERLHKVKEIRIQADETDLRLSVEGRTWINSDGKRNMPSGEVFTSPLEASVEGPVRFNLPVVVAGQRVEGVRLVFRAGRVVEASAQTGEEYLLKMLEADPGARCLGEVGIGTNFGITHPTGLILYDEKIGGTVHLALGQSYPETGGTNTSSIHWDLILDLRRGGRLLADGEVLQEDGRFVGL from the coding sequence ATGGAAAGCCGCTTTGCCTGGTTACTGGCGCGCTACTGCCTGGACTTACAGCCGGGCCAGACCGTGCTGATTGAAGCCGAACCGGCCGCCCTCCCCCTGCTCGAGGCCCTGCATGAGGTGGTTTTACAGTGTGGTGCCTATCCCATTGTGCAGCTATTTCCCGCGGCGGTCTCGAGGCCCTTCTTTATGCTGGGCGAGGCCTGGCTGGATCGGCCCCCAAAACCCCAGATGCAGCTTATGGAGCAGGTGGATGCCAGCCTGCGCATTGAGAGCGCCCAGAATCCGCTCGAGCTTAGCGAGGTGCCCCCAGCCCGCATAGCCCAGTTTGAGGCGGGCTGGCGGCCCTACAAGCGGATGCGGGCCCGCAAGCGCTGGTGCCTGACCCTGTACCCCACCGCCGGCTACGCCCAGCAGGCCGGGATGTCCACAACAGGCTTCCGGGCCTTTGTGGAGCGAGCCCTGTACCTCGACCGACCCGATCCCATCGCGGCCTGGCACGAACTCTCGGCATTCCAGGCAGCCCTTATCGAGCGGTTGCATAAGGTGAAGGAAATTCGCATCCAGGCCGACGAAACCGACCTGCGCTTATCGGTGGAAGGGCGCACCTGGATTAACTCCGATGGCAAGCGCAATATGCCCAGCGGGGAGGTGTTTACCAGCCCGCTCGAGGCCTCGGTTGAGGGCCCGGTGCGCTTCAACCTGCCGGTGGTGGTGGCAGGCCAGCGGGTGGAAGGGGTGCGCCTGGTCTTTCGGGCGGGGCGGGTGGTGGAGGCCAGCGCCCAGACCGGCGAGGAATACCTGCTGAAGATGCTCGAGGCCGACCCAGGGGCCCGCTGCTTGGGCGAGGTGGGCATCGGCACCAACTTCGGTATCACTCACCCCACCGGCCTTATCCTCTACGACGAAAAAATTGGTGGTACAGTGCACCTGGCCTTGGGCCAGAGCTACCCCGAAACCGGCGGAACCAACACCTCCTCGATCCACTGGGATCTGATTCTGGATCTGCGCCGCGGGGGGCGTCTTCTGGCCGACGGAGAGGTTTTGCAGGAAGATGGACGGTTTGTGGGGCTTTAG